One Spinacia oleracea cultivar Varoflay chromosome 4, BTI_SOV_V1, whole genome shotgun sequence DNA segment encodes these proteins:
- the LOC130471701 gene encoding uncharacterized protein, with translation MTPNRVSLRPRLLTSRCEPTYHIQQGFNNLTLRHMSTPFSEDIMNSPKEPKVKTPTIEAYDGTTDPDMHLVAYRHHIYVQGNNEATWCKYFPASLKGVASKWFERLPLGSIASFNELQTLFSTRFMAHKEERKTSMHLGRIQQGKDESLRSYVKRFNLEVGQIPDLPDGVSFDKYIRGLKKRSFKFDLVKKSVRTMAEVLDEAEAFIHATEICSASKDGRIGEATDSSGKKDKIDRKSTRVNGTWALSKEHDNNYPRHKRELPQEREYFEYNTDVLTILKDLGTRYDLERPFSMKSPAESRDPKFYCQFHEDIGHETKNCRSLKRALDGLASKGYLKNYLQRNAHGSGKSQYKNNKSPVSPTEGNHSEGGFVAVISGGPLEDPP, from the coding sequence ATGACGCCCAACAGGGTAAGCTTGCGTCCACGACTGCTCACCAGCCGCTGTGAACCTACTTACCACATTCAGCAAGGGTTTAATAATCTGACgctaaggcacatgagtactCCCTTCTCTGAGGATATCATGAATTCCCCAAAAGAGCCCAAGGTAAAAACTCCTACCATTGAAGCCTATGACGGTACCACAGATCCCGATATGCACTTAGTTGCATACCGTCATCATATTTATGTTCAAGGAAAcaatgaagccacttggtgcaaatatttcCCAGCCAGTctcaaaggagtagcgtctAAATGGTTTGAGCGATTGCCCTTAGGGTCAATTGCCTCTTTCAACGAACTGCAAACCCTGTTTTCCACtaggttcatggcacacaaggaagaaaggaaaacaagtaTGCACTTGGGACGAATTCAACAGGGGAAGGATGAGTCACTGAGAAGCTATGTGAAACGCTTCAACCTAGAGGTCGGACAAATCCCAGATTTGCCGGACGGCGTCTCCTTCGACAAATATATCAGAGGACTGAAGAAGAGATCCTTTAAGTTTGACCTAGTCAAGAAAAGTGTAAGGACTATGGCTGAGGTTTTGGACGAGGCcgaagcatttatccatgcaacagaaatatgcagcgcgtcaaaAGATGGAAGGATTGGAGAAGCAACAGATTCCTCAGGGAAGAAAGACAAGATAGACAGAAAATCCACACGAGTAAATGGTACTTGGGCACTCTCAAAAGAGCATGATAACAATTATCCTAGACACAAGAGAGAACTTCCACAAGAAAGAGAATActtcgagtataacacagatGTCCTCACAATACTGAAAGACCTCGGAACCAGGTATGACCTTGAACGACCTTTCTCCATGAAGTCTCCTGCTGAGAGTCGAGACCCTAAGTTttattgccagttccatgaagacaTAGGGCATGAAACCAAAAACTGCAGAAGCCTGAAGAGAGCTCTAGACGGCCTAGCCTCTAAAGGATAtctcaagaactacttacagaGGAATGCTCACGGCTCTGGGAAGAGCCAGTACAAAAACAACAAGTCACCTGTCTCACCTACGGAGGGAAATCACAGTGAAGGGGggtttgtagccgtcatatctgggggaccgctggaggacccaccatga